From Pseudomonas sp. LS1212, the proteins below share one genomic window:
- the bcsQ gene encoding cellulose biosynthesis protein BcsQ gives MTRADDIANLFNRFGASADSYLEVEPVYNYLEEEQVEHAAHPAVASVPSIASSAHASGPAAPRFLRSSVAQPPAVNSSAEPPAQAEPAAVAIAVVPVAAIALEKPAPAPLHKLLADLAKARKSEAIARNNAALENSLAITAPPDIKARIIALVSTKGGVGKTTLTAALATTLVAPEGGRIIALELDSQNTLQYHLGVSQPIPGISQASGDGDWRTVSMQGFSDSHFLPYGRPGEEEQRHLEHNLGKDSAWLAHRVARMNLGEQDVLIINTPAGNSAWLHQVLAIADVIMVVTLADAASYLALEQMDRILAPRLAAAQPPECLYVINQLDASRQFSLDMSAVLSRRLGKRLVGTIHLDHFLSESLAYERNPMEHLPRSQGCEDIARIAAALSRQFIARSLQESCVS, from the coding sequence ATGACTCGTGCAGATGACATAGCGAATCTGTTCAACAGATTCGGGGCAAGTGCGGACAGCTATCTAGAGGTCGAACCGGTCTATAACTATCTGGAAGAAGAGCAGGTAGAACACGCCGCCCATCCAGCAGTCGCCTCTGTGCCTTCCATTGCATCGTCTGCGCACGCGTCCGGCCCTGCTGCCCCACGCTTCTTGCGGAGCTCGGTTGCCCAACCACCTGCTGTGAATTCGAGTGCCGAGCCTCCCGCTCAGGCCGAGCCCGCTGCGGTGGCCATCGCTGTTGTACCCGTCGCTGCGATTGCGCTGGAGAAGCCCGCCCCTGCCCCTCTGCACAAACTGCTTGCAGACCTGGCCAAGGCCCGCAAGAGTGAAGCCATTGCCCGCAACAATGCTGCCCTGGAAAACTCCCTCGCCATAACCGCGCCGCCCGACATCAAGGCCAGGATCATTGCGCTGGTATCGACCAAGGGCGGCGTCGGCAAGACCACGTTAACGGCCGCATTGGCGACCACGCTGGTGGCGCCGGAAGGCGGCAGGATCATTGCGCTGGAGCTCGATTCGCAAAATACCTTGCAATATCACCTGGGCGTCAGCCAACCGATTCCCGGCATCAGCCAGGCCAGCGGCGACGGCGACTGGCGCACCGTGAGCATGCAAGGGTTCTCTGATTCGCATTTCCTGCCCTATGGCAGGCCGGGGGAAGAGGAGCAACGCCACCTCGAGCACAACCTGGGCAAGGACAGCGCCTGGCTGGCACATCGGGTCGCGCGGATGAACCTTGGCGAGCAGGATGTGCTGATCATCAATACCCCGGCGGGCAACAGCGCCTGGCTGCACCAGGTGCTTGCCATAGCCGATGTGATCATGGTCGTCACCCTGGCCGATGCCGCCAGTTACCTGGCGCTTGAGCAGATGGACCGCATCCTTGCACCGCGCCTGGCCGCTGCCCAGCCGCCGGAGTGCTTGTATGTGATCAATCAGTTGGACGCCTCGCGGCAGTTCAGCCTCGACATGAGCGCAGTGCTTTCCCGGCGATTGGGCAAACGTTTAGTAGGCACGATTCATCTGGATCACTTCCTCAGCGAATCGCTGGCCTATGAGCGCAATCCCATGGAGCACCTGCCACGCAGCCAAGGCTGCGAGGACATAGCGCGCATTGCCGCCGCGCTTTCGCGACAGTTCATCGCACGGAGCCTACAAGAGTCCTGCGTGTCATGA